The DNA sequence CGTTCATCTTTATCGTCGTCCTCTTCGTGGGACTAGGATGGGCTTGGAAGAACGGAGCAATGGAATGGGTGAAACCAGATGTTAGACAACAGTAAGACACAGATAAGTGAGACACGCGAGGGAGAAGTCGACCCGAGGATGAACTCGAAGCTTCGGGAGATGTTCGGGTCTCTTCCCGTAGTCACGGCAAAGCTCGACGACATAATGAACTGGGCACGTGCTTCGAGCATGTTCCCGTTCCAGTTCGGAATAGCTTGCTGTTCGATAGAGATGATGCAGACGGTCGCCATAAAACACGACATGGACAGGTTCGGTGCGGGCGTCTTCAGGAACTCGCCGCGCGCCGCTGACCTCATGATCGTGCCGGGCACCATAAACGCGAAGCTCGCGCCGCGTGTGAAACGCCTCTACGAACAGATACCCGAGCCGAAGTTCGTCGTCTCAATGGGGTCGTGTACGATAGCGGGCGGTCCCTTCCAGGAGGGCTACAACGTAGTCAAGGGACTCGAACTCTTCGCTCCCGCCGACATACACGTACCGGGCTGTCCGCCGCGTCCCGAGGCTCTCCTCTACGGTGTGATGAAGATGCAGGAGAAGATAGCGAGAGGCGAGTCGTCGCCCGTCACGGTCAAGCCCTACGAGGTCAAGGAGCTTCAGGACTGGGACAGGGACGAACTCGCCGACTTCTTCGAGAGGGAGATAAACAAGGACGACCTCGTGATGAAGTACACACATTCGCCCGAAGTGAACGACGAGGCTGAGGCGACCATAGACACGGAGGAGAACCGAAGATGAGTCAGAAGATCGACAGACGGTACCAGGAGATACACGAGTCGATAGAGGACGAACTTCCCGACGCAGTCGCGGGTGTAGAGGAACACGGCAACGCTCCTGCGATAATCGCGAATCCGTCACGTGTCGACGAGGTCGTCGCTGCTCTCAAACAGAACGGCTACAACCATCTGTCGTCGGTCTCGGCGGTCGAGTACGACAACAGGTACGAGAGCGTCTACCACCTCAGACGTATCACCGACGACCCCGAGGACTTCGACGAGATAAACGTCGTCGCGATGGCAGACCCCGAAGACCCGACTGTCAAGACGGTCTCTCACGTCTTCAAGGGCGCGAACTGGCACGAGCGCGAGGCGTACGATCTCATGGGGATCGAGTACGAGGATCACCCCGACCTCAGACGTATACTCCTTCCCGAGACCTGGAAGGGACATCCTCTGAGAGACGAGTACGACATCGACCAGGTTCAGTACAACTCACTTGAGGAGTGGCAGAACCCCATAGAGGAGAGGTACGAGGTCGAACTCGAGGACGAGAGCCTCGACACTATGTTCATAAACATAGGTCCTCACCATCCCGCGACTCACGGCGTCCTCCATCTCAAGACCGTCTTAGACGGAGAGGTCGTCGTCGACGTCGACCCCGACATAGGCTACCTCCACAGATGCGAGGAGTACCTGTGTGAGAGGCTCAACTACAAGTACCAGATAATGCCTTATCCCGACAGATGGGACTACGTCTCGGCGGGTCTCCTCAACGAGATGGCGTACGCTCGCACGATAGAGGACATGGCGGAGATAGAGGTTCCCGAGTACGCTCAGGTTGTGAGGACGCTCGGAATGGAGCTCTCACGTATTGCGGCACATCTCCTCGCTGTCGGTACATACGCACTCGATGTCTACGGAGAGCTAAACGTCCTCTTCATGTACGCCTTCAAGGATCGTGAGATAATACAGGACATACTCGAAGACCTCACGGGACAGCGTCTGATGTTCAACTACTTCAGGCTCGGAGGAGTCGCCTACGACATACCCGAGCCGCGCGACGAGTGGTTCGGTCAGATACGTGACTACCTACGTGACCTTCCCGAGAAGCTCGACGAGTTCCACGCGATACTCGACGACAACGAGCTCTTCCAGAAGAGGACTGTCGACACCGGCATACTCGAACCCGAGGTCGCTAAGGAGTACGGCGTCACAGGTCCCGTCCTGAGAGGCAGCGGAGTCGGATACGACGTGAGAGAGGTCGACTCATACGCCTACTACGATGAACTCGACTGGGATGTCGTGACGTATAACGGCTGTGACAATATGTCGCGCGTCCTCACGCGTCTCGGAGAGGTCGAACAGAGTGCGCGTATCATAGAACAGTGCGTCGACATACTCGAAGACTGGGACGGCGAAAGAAAGATTAGGACTGAAGTTCCGCGCTCTGTCGAGCCGCCCGAGGACGCCGAGATGTACAGAGCCGTCGAGGGAGCGAAGGGTGAGCTCGGAATCTACATAGTCAGCGACGGGAGTGAGTCGCCCCACAGGTTCAAGATACGCGCCCCCGGATTCTCGAACCTCGCCGCATTCCACGAGATGGTTGAGGGCGAGTACCTCGCCGACATGGTTGCGAGTCTCGGAAGCCTCGACCTAGTCTTCGGGGAGGTGGACAGGTAATGCTCGCGTCTACTCCAATGGCGACCTTTACCGAGACAGTCGGATTCGGCGAGTCGGGTCCTCTCGCTCAGTTCGGCGTGGGTCTCGTGGTCGCGTTCATCTGGACATCTGTGATACTCACACTCCTCGGCTTCGGAGGGGTCTGGTTCAAGAGGAAATGGAACGCCGCCTTCGGTGACAGGGTCGCCGTCAACAGGGTAGGACCCTTCGGTCTCCTGATAATAGTTGCCGACTCGCTCAAGCTCTTGGCGAAGGAGGTTGTCGTACCCAACGACGTCGACAGGCTCGCCTACTGGGGAGCGCCTATACTCTCGACGTCGTCGATACTCCTCTCGTTCGTCTTCATTCCGTGGGGAAGCGGTCTCCAGATCTCTGACCCTCAGGCGGGTCTCGTACTCACATTCGGTCTCGCGAGCATACCCTCCCTCGGAGTCGTGATGGCGGGGTACGGATCGAACAACAAGTACTCCTTCCTCGGCTTCGAGAGGGAAGTCGCACAGGCTATCGCCTACGAGATACCCTTCGTGATCTCCGCCGCCGCTCTCGTCCCTCTCGTCGCGTTCTTCGGCGACGGAGCCCCGCTCCAGATGTCACAGATAGTCGCCGCACAGCAGGGTCCACTCTTCGGTGTCGAGGGTATTCCGCTGCCCAACTGGTTCATATTCGCTCAGCCTCTCGCGGCGGTGATCTTCTTCGTGGCGATGCTCGCCGAGGTCGCGCGTAACCCGTTCGACCTTCCCGAGGCAGCCTCGGAGCTAGTCGCGGGGTACCTCACCGAGTACGGGGGAGTCAACTTCACACTGATGTTCCTCA is a window from the Candidatus Afararchaeum irisae genome containing:
- a CDS encoding NADH-quinone oxidoreductase subunit D, with the protein product MSQKIDRRYQEIHESIEDELPDAVAGVEEHGNAPAIIANPSRVDEVVAALKQNGYNHLSSVSAVEYDNRYESVYHLRRITDDPEDFDEINVVAMADPEDPTVKTVSHVFKGANWHEREAYDLMGIEYEDHPDLRRILLPETWKGHPLRDEYDIDQVQYNSLEEWQNPIEERYEVELEDESLDTMFINIGPHHPATHGVLHLKTVLDGEVVVDVDPDIGYLHRCEEYLCERLNYKYQIMPYPDRWDYVSAGLLNEMAYARTIEDMAEIEVPEYAQVVRTLGMELSRIAAHLLAVGTYALDVYGELNVLFMYAFKDREIIQDILEDLTGQRLMFNYFRLGGVAYDIPEPRDEWFGQIRDYLRDLPEKLDEFHAILDDNELFQKRTVDTGILEPEVAKEYGVTGPVLRGSGVGYDVREVDSYAYYDELDWDVVTYNGCDNMSRVLTRLGEVEQSARIIEQCVDILEDWDGERKIRTEVPRSVEPPEDAEMYRAVEGAKGELGIYIVSDGSESPHRFKIRAPGFSNLAAFHEMVEGEYLADMVASLGSLDLVFGEVDR
- a CDS encoding NADH-quinone oxidoreductase subunit B, producing MLDNSKTQISETREGEVDPRMNSKLREMFGSLPVVTAKLDDIMNWARASSMFPFQFGIACCSIEMMQTVAIKHDMDRFGAGVFRNSPRAADLMIVPGTINAKLAPRVKRLYEQIPEPKFVVSMGSCTIAGGPFQEGYNVVKGLELFAPADIHVPGCPPRPEALLYGVMKMQEKIARGESSPVTVKPYEVKELQDWDRDELADFFEREINKDDLVMKYTHSPEVNDEAEATIDTEENRR
- a CDS encoding complex I subunit 1 family protein: MLASTPMATFTETVGFGESGPLAQFGVGLVVAFIWTSVILTLLGFGGVWFKRKWNAAFGDRVAVNRVGPFGLLIIVADSLKLLAKEVVVPNDVDRLAYWGAPILSTSSILLSFVFIPWGSGLQISDPQAGLVLTFGLASIPSLGVVMAGYGSNNKYSFLGFEREVAQAIAYEIPFVISAAALVPLVAFFGDGAPLQMSQIVAAQQGPLFGVEGIPLPNWFIFAQPLAAVIFFVAMLAEVARNPFDLPEAASELVAGYLTEYGGVNFTLMFLTEFAHMFLGGAIFTTLFLGGGAGPVLPAVLWFVIKMFAVYAVIQWLRATIPRVRIDQLLQIGWKRLLELSFLNLLFTTGIMWVTL